A section of the Subtercola frigoramans genome encodes:
- a CDS encoding isoprenyl transferase, with the protein MRNRQNSPGRGLLYGLYQKRLRRELDEGELPHHVAMIIDGNRRWAKQNFLATAAHGHRAGAAKVVEFLEWCDDLGISVATLYLLSTDNLKSRSEEELSELIEIIAQLADELSDYRDWRIKHVGSNDGLPGRLVEALENAETQSSGNTGLHVNLAVGYGGRTEIADAMLSIIRAHQEAGDSLDDLAANLDEDLIGAHLYTSGQPDPDLVIRTSGEQRLSDFMLWQSAHSEFYFMEALGPDIRQVDFLRALRDYSRRHRRFGG; encoded by the coding sequence GTGCGAAACAGGCAGAACTCCCCGGGTCGTGGGCTGCTCTACGGGCTCTACCAGAAGCGGCTTCGACGCGAACTCGACGAGGGAGAACTACCGCACCACGTCGCCATGATCATCGATGGCAACCGGCGGTGGGCCAAGCAGAATTTTCTCGCCACGGCCGCGCATGGGCATCGGGCAGGGGCAGCGAAGGTCGTCGAGTTCCTGGAATGGTGTGACGACCTCGGTATCTCGGTTGCCACGCTGTACCTGCTTTCGACCGACAATCTGAAGAGTCGCAGCGAAGAGGAACTCAGCGAGTTGATCGAGATCATCGCGCAACTCGCGGATGAGCTGTCGGACTACCGTGACTGGCGGATCAAGCATGTCGGCAGCAACGACGGGCTGCCAGGGAGGCTCGTCGAGGCGCTCGAGAACGCCGAAACGCAGAGCTCGGGCAACACGGGGCTGCACGTGAATCTCGCAGTGGGGTACGGGGGGCGCACGGAGATAGCGGATGCGATGCTCAGCATCATCCGAGCTCACCAGGAGGCCGGTGACAGCCTCGACGACCTGGCGGCGAACCTCGACGAAGACCTCATCGGTGCGCACCTGTACACGAGCGGCCAGCCGGACCCCGACCTGGTCATCCGAACCTCGGGCGAGCAGAGACTCAGCGACTTCATGCTCTGGCAGAGTGCACACAGCGAGTTCTACTTCATGGAGGCGTTGGGTCCCGACATCCGCCAGGTGGACTTCCTGCGGGCGCTGCGCGACTACTCGAGACGGCATCGGCGTTTCGGCGGCTGA
- a CDS encoding AI-2E family transporter: protein MSNSGDLRPRSGFFVRRRSSVRRTGQSSESSLAPLAQVATSVASTSGSVPPGMQIAGAWAWRILVIAGALAVLLYVVAQFSLVVIPLLVAVILSALLVPFKNFLVRHGWPKWLAIVVPLLTVFIVIGALAFLVATQISSGYGDLKTQSTASYDAFLDWLKHGPLQLSDDQISGYVGQAWAALQADSSALVSGALSLGTTVGHVLTGVLLVLFSTIFILIDGAGIWNWLVRVFPKRARAAVDGAGKSGWNTLRSFIRVQILVAFVDAVGIGLGALILQVPLAIPIAVLVFLGSFIPVVGAVLTGALAVFIALIYNGWVVALIMLGVLLLVQQIEGHVLQPLVMGTAVKVHPLAVVLAVAGGSIIAGIPGAFFAVPFIAVLNVMIKYIASGLWREKPEPREPIPDA from the coding sequence ATGTCTAACTCTGGCGATCTGCGGCCTCGTTCTGGTTTCTTCGTGAGAAGGAGATCGTCGGTGCGGCGCACGGGTCAGAGCTCCGAATCGTCACTGGCACCGCTGGCACAGGTGGCCACGTCTGTCGCCTCAACCAGCGGATCGGTTCCGCCCGGAATGCAGATCGCGGGCGCCTGGGCGTGGCGGATTCTCGTCATCGCCGGTGCTCTCGCTGTGCTTCTGTACGTTGTCGCGCAGTTCAGTCTGGTGGTCATCCCGTTGCTGGTTGCGGTCATCCTCTCGGCGCTATTGGTGCCGTTCAAGAACTTTCTCGTGCGGCACGGGTGGCCCAAGTGGCTCGCCATCGTCGTGCCGCTGCTCACGGTGTTCATCGTTATCGGAGCGCTTGCGTTTCTAGTGGCCACGCAGATCTCTTCCGGGTACGGTGATCTCAAGACGCAGAGCACGGCGTCGTACGATGCGTTCCTCGACTGGCTGAAGCACGGACCGTTGCAGCTCTCTGACGACCAGATCAGTGGTTACGTCGGCCAGGCCTGGGCTGCGCTGCAAGCAGACAGCTCTGCCCTCGTCAGTGGGGCACTGAGTCTCGGAACGACTGTCGGCCACGTGCTGACCGGAGTACTGCTGGTGTTGTTCTCGACGATCTTCATTCTCATCGACGGCGCCGGCATCTGGAACTGGCTCGTCAGGGTCTTTCCGAAGCGGGCCAGGGCCGCGGTCGACGGCGCCGGCAAGTCGGGCTGGAACACCCTCCGGAGCTTCATCAGGGTGCAGATCCTCGTGGCATTCGTCGATGCCGTCGGCATCGGTCTCGGCGCGCTGATCCTCCAGGTTCCTTTGGCCATCCCCATCGCCGTCCTGGTCTTCCTCGGTTCGTTCATTCCTGTGGTCGGTGCGGTGCTGACGGGGGCCCTGGCCGTGTTCATCGCCCTCATCTACAACGGCTGGGTCGTGGCTCTCATCATGCTGGGCGTGTTGCTGCTGGTGCAGCAGATCGAGGGACACGTGCTCCAGCCGCTCGTCATGGGCACCGCGGTCAAGGTCCACCCGCTGGCCGTCGTGCTCGCGGTCGCCGGGGGAAGTATTATCGCTGGTATCCCCGGTGCCTTCTTTGCTGTGCCGTTCATCGCCGTTCTGAACGTGATGATCAAGTACATAGCAAGCGGCCTCTGGCGAGAAAAACCCGAACCGAGAGAACCGATACCCGATGCCTGA
- a CDS encoding FAD-binding protein, whose amino-acid sequence MSEKNWAGNVTYRAGKLRRPRSLDELQEVVGRATTLSALGSRHSFNRIADTAGELVSLDRLERPIDIDSETMTVRVGGGVKYGVVGQYLQQQGYALANLASLPHISVAGAIATATHGSGDLNQNLSAGVRSMQLVQADGSLVEVAPGDEDFDGYAVALGALGVVTEVSLAIVPTFDVATSVFERLPWPVLLENFDDVTRSAYSVSLFTRWSADTVDQAWLKSRVGRRADINTVAQTTETFFGATPARTRLHPLPGVSAAACTEQQGIPGPWVDRLPHFRLDFTPSNGDELQSEFLVERRHAVEAFEALRALGDRIDPVLQISEIRTVAADTFWLSSAGDRESVALHFTWKPLQTEVEDLLVDLERALAPFDARPHWGKVFTAQANSIAPLYAHLPDFVSLADRVDPNQKFRTDFLRERVFGF is encoded by the coding sequence GTGAGCGAGAAGAACTGGGCGGGCAACGTCACGTACCGTGCCGGCAAGCTTCGTCGACCTCGCTCGCTCGATGAACTGCAGGAGGTCGTCGGGCGAGCGACGACCCTCAGTGCGCTCGGTTCCCGGCATTCCTTCAACAGGATCGCCGACACCGCCGGCGAGCTCGTCTCACTGGACCGTCTCGAGCGCCCGATCGACATCGACTCAGAGACGATGACCGTGCGGGTCGGCGGCGGTGTGAAGTACGGGGTTGTCGGGCAGTACCTGCAGCAACAGGGGTATGCGCTCGCCAACCTCGCTTCCCTCCCCCACATCTCCGTGGCCGGGGCCATCGCGACGGCAACCCATGGCTCGGGAGACCTCAACCAGAACCTCTCGGCGGGCGTCAGGTCCATGCAGCTCGTTCAGGCCGACGGATCGCTTGTCGAGGTGGCACCGGGAGACGAGGACTTCGACGGCTATGCCGTGGCGCTGGGCGCCCTCGGCGTGGTCACAGAGGTCTCACTGGCGATTGTGCCCACCTTCGATGTCGCCACGAGTGTGTTCGAGCGGTTGCCGTGGCCGGTTCTCCTCGAGAATTTCGACGACGTCACACGGTCGGCCTACAGCGTGAGCCTCTTCACCCGATGGTCGGCCGACACCGTCGACCAGGCCTGGCTCAAGAGCAGGGTCGGTCGACGCGCCGACATCAATACCGTTGCGCAGACGACCGAAACGTTCTTCGGCGCGACACCGGCCAGGACCCGCTTGCACCCGCTTCCGGGTGTGTCGGCCGCTGCCTGCACCGAACAGCAGGGAATCCCCGGTCCCTGGGTCGACCGGTTGCCGCATTTCCGGCTCGACTTCACCCCGAGCAACGGCGACGAACTCCAGTCGGAGTTCCTGGTCGAGCGCCGACACGCCGTCGAGGCCTTCGAGGCCCTTCGGGCCTTGGGCGACCGGATTGACCCCGTGCTGCAGATCTCGGAGATCCGCACGGTCGCAGCCGACACGTTCTGGCTGAGCAGTGCCGGCGACAGGGAGAGCGTCGCACTGCATTTCACGTGGAAACCCCTGCAAACAGAGGTCGAGGACCTCCTGGTCGACCTCGAACGAGCCTTGGCTCCCTTCGACGCCCGGCCGCACTGGGGCAAGGTCTTCACTGCCCAGGCAAACAGCATCGCTCCGCTCTACGCGCACCTGCCAGACTTCGTGTCCCTGGCAGACCGTGTCGACCCCAACCAGAAGTTCCGCACCGATTTTCTGCGCGAGCGCGTCTTCGGGTTCTGA
- a CDS encoding class II fumarate hydratase, producing the protein MVENTENAQFRIEHDTMGEVRVPAAALYGAQTQRAVENFPVSGSVLEPAQIAALARIKKAAALANAELGVLDVAIAGAIAAAADDVVSGGYAEQFPIDIYQTGSGTSTNMNMNEVLATLATTRLGSKVHPNDHVNASQSSNDVFPTSVHVAVTAALIHDLIPSLHHLAESLEVKAALWATAVKAGRTHLMDATPVTLGQEFGGYAAQIRLGIERVEGTLKHVAEVPLGGTAVGTGINTPAGFPQLVIRLLADETGLPITEARNHFEAQGARDSLVEASGALRVLAVSLTKICNDLRWMGSGPNTGLGELHIPDLQPGSSIMPGKVNPVIPEAVLMVCSRVIGNDASIAWSGASGAFELNVAIPVMGTALLESIRLLSSSSTLLADKTVDGLQANLERARALAESSPSIVTPLNRIIGYEAAAKIAKHSVAQGLTVRDAVIDLGFVERGEVTLEQLDSALDVLSMTRPPEAR; encoded by the coding sequence GTGGTGGAGAACACTGAGAACGCTCAGTTCCGGATCGAGCACGACACGATGGGCGAGGTGCGGGTTCCCGCAGCCGCCCTCTACGGCGCGCAGACCCAGCGAGCCGTCGAGAACTTCCCGGTTTCGGGCAGCGTGCTCGAACCGGCCCAGATCGCGGCACTGGCGCGCATCAAGAAGGCCGCCGCCCTGGCGAATGCCGAACTCGGCGTGCTCGACGTGGCCATCGCGGGGGCAATCGCGGCGGCAGCCGACGACGTCGTCTCCGGCGGTTATGCCGAGCAGTTCCCGATCGACATCTACCAGACCGGTAGCGGCACGTCGACGAACATGAACATGAACGAGGTGCTCGCAACGCTCGCGACGACCCGCCTGGGTTCGAAGGTTCACCCGAACGACCACGTCAACGCGTCCCAGTCGTCCAACGACGTCTTCCCGACCTCCGTGCACGTGGCAGTGACTGCCGCGCTCATCCACGACCTGATTCCTTCGCTGCACCACCTGGCCGAGTCGCTCGAGGTCAAGGCTGCACTGTGGGCCACCGCGGTCAAAGCCGGGCGCACCCACCTCATGGACGCGACCCCGGTCACCCTGGGCCAGGAGTTCGGCGGATACGCTGCGCAGATCCGACTCGGGATCGAACGGGTGGAAGGCACCTTGAAGCACGTCGCGGAGGTTCCCCTGGGCGGCACCGCCGTCGGAACCGGAATCAACACTCCAGCGGGTTTTCCACAACTGGTCATCCGCCTTCTCGCCGACGAGACCGGGCTGCCGATCACGGAAGCCCGCAACCACTTCGAGGCGCAGGGCGCGCGAGACTCCCTGGTTGAAGCATCCGGAGCCCTCCGAGTTCTTGCGGTCAGCCTGACGAAGATCTGCAACGACCTGCGCTGGATGGGCTCCGGCCCGAACACCGGCCTGGGCGAGCTCCACATTCCCGACCTCCAGCCCGGTTCCTCGATCATGCCGGGCAAGGTCAATCCGGTCATCCCCGAAGCCGTTCTGATGGTGTGCTCGCGTGTCATCGGCAACGACGCCTCCATCGCCTGGTCAGGAGCTTCGGGTGCATTCGAGCTCAACGTCGCTATCCCGGTGATGGGAACGGCGTTGCTCGAGTCGATCAGACTGCTGTCGAGCTCGTCCACCCTTCTCGCCGACAAGACTGTCGACGGGCTGCAGGCCAACCTCGAGAGGGCGCGCGCGCTCGCCGAATCGTCTCCGTCGATCGTCACACCGCTCAATCGCATCATCGGCTACGAGGCGGCGGCCAAGATCGCCAAGCACTCGGTCGCACAGGGGCTCACGGTGCGTGACGCCGTCATCGACCTGGGGTTCGTCGAGCGGGGAGAGGTCACCCTGGAACAACTCGACTCCGCCCTCGATGTCCTGTCGATGACACGGCCGCCGGAGGCTCGCTGA
- the ilvA gene encoding threonine ammonia-lyase gives MPETTAPAVRAIPPLADIEAARTVVARVAQPTPMETSRFLAEVLGSDVLLKLENLQRTGSYKIRGAYYRMSRLSDEEKSRGVVAASAGNHAQGVAFAARELGIKATIFMPLGVALPKLQATRDYGADVLLRGSTVEEPLQAAAEYAAATGAVLIPPFDHPDVITGQGTLGLEIFDQAPDLDTIIVPIGGGGLISGVASALKQRAALEGRSIRVIGVQAANAAAYPVSLANGVVTEIRTSATIADGIAVAKPGLLNFEIIRELVDEVVTVSEADIARAILVLLERAKLVVEPAGAVGVAAILAGEVTGTGKTVVILSGGNIDPLLMQRVISHGLAASDRYLKLKIMLPDRPGQLARTAEIVAEANANVIEVLHTRHGRGLQLSQVELELSVETRGPEHRAQVVQKLRDAGYDPRLDTD, from the coding sequence ATGCCTGAAACCACAGCCCCGGCAGTTCGAGCCATACCTCCCCTGGCCGACATCGAGGCTGCGCGTACCGTGGTGGCCCGAGTGGCCCAACCCACCCCGATGGAGACGTCGCGGTTCCTGGCCGAGGTGCTCGGCTCCGATGTTCTTCTGAAGCTCGAGAACCTGCAGCGCACGGGCTCGTACAAGATCCGTGGTGCGTACTACCGGATGTCTCGCCTGAGCGACGAGGAGAAGTCCAGGGGAGTGGTCGCTGCCTCCGCCGGGAACCACGCCCAGGGTGTTGCCTTCGCGGCGAGAGAGCTGGGTATCAAGGCGACGATCTTCATGCCGCTCGGCGTCGCTCTGCCGAAGCTCCAGGCAACGCGCGACTACGGGGCCGACGTGCTGCTGCGCGGCTCGACCGTGGAGGAGCCACTGCAGGCGGCGGCCGAGTATGCCGCGGCGACAGGGGCCGTGCTGATACCTCCGTTCGATCATCCGGATGTCATCACAGGTCAGGGCACCCTCGGGCTCGAGATCTTCGACCAGGCACCCGACCTCGACACGATCATCGTGCCGATCGGTGGTGGTGGGCTGATCTCCGGTGTCGCCAGCGCGCTCAAGCAGCGTGCGGCACTCGAGGGTCGCAGCATCCGGGTGATCGGTGTGCAGGCGGCGAATGCTGCCGCGTACCCCGTCTCGTTGGCCAATGGCGTCGTGACCGAGATCCGCACCTCGGCGACGATCGCCGACGGGATCGCCGTCGCCAAGCCGGGCCTTCTGAACTTCGAGATCATCCGTGAGCTCGTCGACGAGGTCGTCACCGTGAGCGAGGCCGACATTGCCAGGGCCATTCTTGTTCTGCTCGAGCGCGCGAAGCTTGTGGTGGAGCCGGCCGGTGCGGTGGGCGTAGCTGCCATACTCGCCGGGGAGGTCACCGGCACGGGCAAGACGGTCGTCATTCTGTCGGGTGGGAACATCGACCCCTTGCTCATGCAGAGGGTCATCAGTCATGGCCTGGCCGCGTCGGACCGGTACCTCAAGCTGAAGATCATGCTGCCTGACCGCCCGGGTCAACTCGCCCGCACGGCCGAGATCGTCGCCGAAGCGAATGCGAACGTCATCGAGGTCTTGCACACCAGGCACGGCCGCGGGCTGCAGCTCAGCCAGGTCGAACTCGAACTCAGCGTCGAGACGCGTGGCCCCGAGCATCGGGCCCAGGTCGTGCAGAAGCTCCGCGACGCGGGCTACGACCCGCGCCTCGACACGGACTGA
- the trhA gene encoding PAQR family membrane homeostasis protein TrhA, with amino-acid sequence MPDQPDAPLADLEAEDPGAPIPHLPLLEAADADHPDADAPTIVTGSAQPSDAEVKPTWRGWIHAVTFPLAIAAGIVLVTVAQGSAAKTSSAVFALTSLLLFGNSALYHRFNWKLKTKRILKRIDHANIFLLIAGTYTPIAALALPTAQGTLLLVLIWVAAVLGIGFRVFWIDAPRWLYTPLYVLMGGSALFFTGQIYAANPATMILVLVGGLSYTIGAVIYGFKRPNPVPGVFGFHEIFHALTLVAFACHWVAILLIAVNPPYNA; translated from the coding sequence ATGCCAGATCAACCGGATGCTCCGCTCGCCGACCTCGAAGCTGAAGATCCGGGCGCTCCCATCCCCCACCTCCCGTTGCTCGAGGCAGCCGATGCCGATCATCCCGATGCCGACGCGCCCACCATCGTCACCGGATCTGCGCAACCGAGCGATGCAGAGGTGAAGCCGACATGGCGGGGCTGGATCCACGCCGTCACCTTCCCGCTCGCCATCGCGGCAGGCATTGTGCTCGTCACCGTGGCCCAGGGCTCGGCAGCGAAGACCAGCAGCGCGGTCTTCGCTCTCACCAGCCTGCTGCTCTTCGGCAACTCCGCCCTCTACCACCGGTTCAACTGGAAGCTGAAGACCAAACGGATTCTCAAGAGGATCGACCACGCGAACATCTTCCTGTTGATCGCCGGCACCTACACGCCGATCGCGGCACTCGCTCTCCCGACGGCCCAGGGCACGCTGCTACTCGTGCTGATCTGGGTGGCGGCCGTGCTGGGCATCGGGTTCCGCGTGTTCTGGATCGACGCCCCGCGCTGGCTCTACACGCCGCTGTACGTGCTCATGGGGGGCTCTGCCCTGTTCTTCACCGGCCAGATCTATGCCGCCAACCCTGCGACGATGATCCTCGTGCTGGTCGGCGGCCTGAGCTACACCATCGGCGCCGTGATCTACGGATTCAAGCGCCCCAACCCGGTGCCGGGAGTCTTCGGTTTCCACGAGATCTTCCACGCGCTGACACTGGTCGCGTTCGCCTGCCACTGGGTGGCCATCCTGCTCATCGCGGTGAACCCGCCGTACAACGCCTAG
- a CDS encoding DUF4307 domain-containing protein — protein MSEDELSEDGPFAASSEALAPSSTRAPASDTRAERYGSTPTARRTGRIIALAFGAAVVVVIGSWVVWAGLDGARSTVNTQDKAHTVVDDRRVDVTFVVGRDPGAAVTCAVEAQNEAHAVVGWKLVDVPASKQRDEQITTTVLTTEGAVTGLVDSCWLT, from the coding sequence GTGAGCGAAGACGAACTGAGCGAAGACGGGCCATTTGCCGCCTCATCAGAAGCCCTGGCCCCGTCGTCGACGCGCGCGCCCGCGTCGGACACCCGCGCAGAACGCTACGGGAGCACGCCGACGGCGAGACGCACGGGCCGGATCATCGCCCTCGCCTTCGGGGCAGCCGTGGTGGTGGTGATCGGCTCCTGGGTGGTCTGGGCCGGGCTCGATGGAGCGCGATCCACAGTGAACACACAGGACAAGGCGCACACCGTCGTGGATGATCGGCGCGTCGACGTGACGTTCGTCGTCGGGCGCGATCCGGGTGCGGCGGTGACCTGCGCCGTCGAGGCCCAGAATGAGGCACACGCGGTCGTCGGGTGGAAACTCGTCGATGTGCCCGCGTCGAAGCAACGCGACGAGCAGATCACCACTACTGTATTGACCACCGAGGGCGCAGTCACCGGTTTGGTCGACAGTTGTTGGCTGACATAG
- the mca gene encoding mycothiol conjugate amidase Mca yields MALRLMAVHAHPDDESSKGAATYAYYLNRGAEVMVVSCTSGERGSILNEQLEARSWAERDIAGLRRHEMQAAQAAIGFQHRWLGYADSGLPDEGDPLPANAFAAIDVEISVLPLVKLIREFRPHVLLTYDENGGYPHPDHIRCHEVSMRAYRVAADGSQHPELGAPWQVSKLYYDRIFSYQRMQSIHTLLVETDPESPLLESFTQMRRWMTESPYLATTRVPAGEYFEVRDEALLAHASQVPPDSAFFFWPIDLQQKAWPTEDYQLVDSKVAVPAGAEEYESDLFAGIVETGGASE; encoded by the coding sequence GTGGCCCTTCGCCTCATGGCCGTGCACGCCCATCCCGATGACGAATCGAGCAAGGGTGCGGCAACGTATGCCTACTACCTGAACCGCGGCGCCGAGGTCATGGTGGTCAGCTGCACGAGCGGCGAGCGCGGCAGCATTCTCAACGAGCAGCTCGAGGCACGCTCGTGGGCCGAACGCGACATCGCTGGCCTTCGCCGCCACGAGATGCAGGCCGCACAGGCCGCGATCGGGTTCCAGCACCGCTGGCTCGGTTACGCCGACTCCGGCCTCCCCGACGAGGGCGACCCACTGCCCGCGAACGCCTTTGCGGCAATCGACGTCGAGATCAGCGTTCTTCCGCTGGTGAAGCTCATCCGCGAGTTCCGGCCGCACGTTCTGCTGACGTATGACGAGAACGGCGGGTATCCGCACCCCGACCACATCCGATGCCACGAGGTGTCGATGCGGGCTTACCGGGTCGCGGCCGATGGCTCACAGCATCCGGAGCTGGGCGCACCCTGGCAGGTCTCGAAGCTCTACTATGACCGCATCTTCAGCTACCAGCGCATGCAATCGATCCACACCCTGCTTGTCGAGACCGACCCCGAGAGCCCCCTGCTCGAGTCCTTCACGCAGATGAGGCGATGGATGACCGAGAGCCCGTACCTCGCAACCACCAGGGTGCCCGCGGGTGAGTACTTCGAGGTTCGCGACGAGGCCCTGCTGGCCCACGCGAGCCAGGTGCCGCCCGACAGTGCTTTCTTCTTCTGGCCGATCGACCTGCAGCAGAAGGCCTGGCCCACCGAGGACTACCAGCTGGTCGACTCGAAGGTGGCCGTGCCCGCGGGTGCGGAGGAGTACGAGTCCGACCTCTTCGCCGGGATCGTCGAAACGGGTGGGGCTTCCGAGTGA
- a CDS encoding carbonic anhydrase: MVEGNERFVSGEPEHPRQDVDRRNQIAAAQTPRAALFGCSDSRLAAEIIFDKGLGDLFVVRNAGQVISDSVVGSLEYAVGVLGVQLIVVLGHDECGAVLAAIASQDPETPPLPPHIANLIDKIVPAVRLVASKAAADHPGDAPLSLADVDAHEVGKYHLRDTVAELLETSEMISDAIAAGRLAIVGANYRLAEGRAVPDLVIGSVF; the protein is encoded by the coding sequence ATGGTCGAGGGCAATGAACGGTTCGTCTCCGGTGAGCCCGAGCATCCACGGCAGGATGTCGACCGGCGCAACCAGATCGCCGCAGCACAGACGCCGCGAGCGGCGCTCTTCGGGTGCAGCGACTCCAGGCTGGCCGCTGAGATCATCTTCGACAAGGGGCTCGGCGACCTGTTCGTGGTTCGCAACGCGGGCCAGGTGATCTCCGACTCCGTCGTCGGGAGCCTCGAGTACGCCGTCGGAGTGCTCGGGGTGCAGCTCATCGTTGTTCTCGGCCACGACGAATGCGGTGCAGTGCTCGCCGCCATCGCCTCGCAGGACCCGGAGACTCCTCCTCTGCCGCCGCACATCGCCAACCTGATCGACAAGATCGTGCCCGCGGTGCGGCTCGTCGCCTCGAAGGCAGCTGCCGATCATCCGGGTGACGCCCCCCTGTCCCTGGCAGACGTCGATGCCCATGAGGTGGGAAAGTACCACTTGCGCGACACCGTGGCCGAACTTCTCGAGACATCGGAGATGATCTCTGACGCCATCGCTGCGGGGCGGTTGGCGATCGTCGGGGCCAACTACCGGCTTGCCGAAGGGCGCGCGGTTCCCGACCTCGTCATCGGGTCGGTCTTCTGA
- the greA gene encoding transcription elongation factor GreA encodes MADETQVSWLTQEAYDRLANELEYASTTGRQEITDKIQSAREEGDLKENSGYHAAKDEQGKQEARIRFLTNLLKTAQVSAAPESHGVVVPGTVITAIIAGDESVFLLGSREIAGQSDLDVYSEKSPLGTAIMGLAVGDSTTYEAPNGRAITVKVTAVENYTG; translated from the coding sequence ATGGCCGATGAGACCCAGGTCAGCTGGCTCACGCAGGAAGCCTACGACCGTCTTGCGAACGAGCTCGAATACGCCTCGACGACGGGTCGCCAGGAGATCACCGACAAGATCCAGTCCGCCCGCGAAGAGGGCGACCTGAAGGAGAACAGCGGCTACCACGCCGCGAAAGACGAGCAGGGCAAGCAGGAGGCGCGAATCCGCTTTCTGACGAACCTGCTGAAGACCGCTCAGGTGAGCGCAGCGCCGGAGAGCCACGGCGTCGTCGTGCCCGGTACCGTCATCACCGCGATCATCGCCGGCGACGAGAGCGTGTTCCTGCTCGGCAGCCGCGAGATCGCCGGCCAGTCAGACCTCGACGTCTACTCGGAGAAGAGCCCGCTCGGCACCGCGATCATGGGCCTCGCTGTCGGCGATTCCACGACGTACGAGGCCCCGAACGGCCGTGCCATCACCGTGAAGGTCACTGCGGTCGAGAACTACACCGGCTGA
- a CDS encoding PhoH family protein, which yields MPDQKTQTSTSTRTAQTERTYVLDTSVLLSDPKAIFRFAEHPVVLPVVVISELESKRNDPEIGYFARQALRNLDELRVLHERLDFPIAVGDAGGSLRVELNHSNMSVLPSGLQLQDNDSRILAVALNLSNDGLDVTVVSKDLPLRVKAASIGLAAEEYRAELAVDSGWTGLDDITLSAADMSKLYENERMETPLVEKMPINTGLVIHSDRGSALGRVTGKHSFQLVRGDRDVFGLHGRSAEQRVAIDMLLDPEVGIISLGGRAGTGKSALALCAGLEAVLEKQQHRKIMVFRPLYAVGGQELGFLPGDASEKMNPWAQAVFDTLGSLVSQNVLDEVVERGILEVLPLTHIRGRSLHDAFVIVDEAQSLERNVLLTVLSRIGSNSRVVLTHDVAQRDNLRVGRHDGVASVIETLKGHPLFGHITLTRSERSAIAALVTEMLESNELA from the coding sequence GTGCCCGATCAGAAAACTCAAACGTCCACCTCGACCCGCACTGCCCAGACCGAGCGTACCTACGTGTTAGATACCTCGGTCTTGTTGTCTGACCCGAAGGCCATCTTCCGGTTCGCCGAGCATCCGGTCGTGTTGCCTGTGGTGGTCATCTCCGAGCTCGAGTCGAAACGAAACGACCCGGAGATCGGATATTTCGCGCGCCAGGCCCTGCGCAATCTCGATGAGCTGAGGGTGCTCCATGAGCGACTCGACTTTCCGATCGCCGTGGGCGATGCCGGGGGCAGCCTGCGTGTCGAGCTGAATCACTCCAACATGTCGGTGCTGCCGTCCGGCCTCCAGTTGCAGGACAACGACTCGCGGATTCTCGCTGTTGCGCTCAACCTGTCGAACGACGGGCTCGACGTGACTGTCGTGTCGAAAGATCTGCCGCTGAGGGTCAAGGCCGCCTCGATTGGGCTTGCGGCCGAGGAGTACCGTGCAGAGCTGGCCGTCGACTCCGGCTGGACCGGGCTCGACGACATCACGCTCAGTGCAGCAGACATGTCCAAGCTCTACGAGAACGAGCGTATGGAGACCCCGCTCGTCGAGAAGATGCCGATCAACACCGGGCTGGTCATCCATTCAGACCGGGGCTCTGCCCTCGGGCGGGTGACCGGCAAGCACAGCTTCCAGCTGGTTCGAGGCGATCGTGATGTCTTCGGCCTGCACGGGCGATCGGCCGAGCAGCGCGTTGCCATCGACATGCTGCTCGACCCTGAGGTCGGGATCATCTCACTGGGAGGCAGAGCCGGTACGGGGAAGTCCGCTCTCGCCCTGTGTGCGGGTCTTGAAGCGGTACTGGAGAAGCAACAGCACCGCAAGATCATGGTGTTCAGGCCGCTGTACGCAGTCGGCGGCCAGGAACTCGGCTTTCTGCCAGGCGACGCCTCCGAGAAGATGAACCCGTGGGCGCAGGCGGTGTTCGACACGCTCGGTTCACTCGTGTCGCAGAACGTGCTCGATGAGGTGGTCGAGCGCGGCATTCTCGAGGTGCTGCCGCTGACGCACATCCGTGGCCGGTCGCTTCACGATGCCTTCGTGATCGTCGACGAGGCTCAGTCGCTCGAACGCAACGTGCTGCTCACTGTTCTCTCGCGTATCGGATCGAATTCGCGGGTCGTGCTCACCCACGATGTCGCCCAGCGGGACAACCTGCGTGTCGGGCGGCATGACGGGGTCGCTTCGGTGATCGAGACGCTGAAGGGGCACCCACTCTTCGGGCACATCACACTGACGCGGTCGGAGCGATCGGCGATCGCGGCCTTGGTCACCGAGATGCTGGAGTCGAACGAACTCGCCTGA